In Papilio machaon chromosome W, ilPapMach1.1, whole genome shotgun sequence, a single genomic region encodes these proteins:
- the LOC123723309 gene encoding uncharacterized protein LOC123723309 encodes MATVMENMKKERAIMRRLHTKIANEIESTLEKEIRICPELTAAWLNLEEINIKLSELNDKIKSTMLDADIREEELEKEILDVQKYTSKWRLIKAKLEHVSKTKPLRESETRSFRLPKLEFKSFDGDIKSWMSFWAQFSKIDEDQKLDDMEKYQYLLQAMVMGSEVRTMVESFTPNSYKECVAQMKARFARDDLLIQVYVRELLTLVLMQKDKMNITQLYDKLNAQLRALESLGVTKDKYAAFLLPMVESALTQELIKTWERSKIISKNTTEELGQLLEFLKKEVDSEQRIEITRKTFSNEATKSSIPTAEILLTTSKKESGSMPSCIWCDKNTHSSIECYKAQKVSIEQKREHLKKVRACAICLRRGHHPKQCKAMIKCFICQRRHSTLLCESKKEEKKDEKEDNSAVLSSMNNNNTTLLQTVIVEINSQIKVRALLDSGSQKSYIKQSVVDKINVPTYEKQMMTHCLFGGIQKNPKEYKTYKVKINGLDKKFSMELIALSQDNICNQIPKYNTKDLELEKVLMKNNITLTDKCNSITEIGLLIGADFLGYLLTGEMIELQSELIAIRTKLGWTLQGKQVSVQTSSNLINVLHCTCDNEITGYWSLETLGIRDPAETKSKAEAAADTMMNFKENISKTEDSRYEVKLPFKTNYEVLLPNYDQTKKRLESMTRKLINSDKFYDYDTVLQNWLDLGIIEMTENDHNSGHYLPHRPVIKEQSLTSSIRPVFDASAKDKNGPSLNLCLEKGNNLIDLIPNLILNFRTGAIGITSDIEKAFLQISLKPEDREYLKFLWYKDNNLVTYRHCRVVFGLTSSPFLLAATLQHHLSEMEGGPLNATAKLLSQSLYVDNCLVSMDTVEETRRFIEEAKEIMQEAKFNLRMWVTSTGINETMLFLFLVCSGTPPPMNSPVRLKDFLHLITYLHFLKEVCCL; translated from the coding sequence ATGGCGACCGTAATGGAAAATATGAAGAAAGAGAGAGCGATCATGCGCAGGCTCCACACAAAAATCGCCAACGAAATCGAGTCGACCTTGGAAAAAGAAATCAGAATTTGCCCTGAACTTACCGCAGCTTGGTTAAATCTAGAAGAGATAAACATCAAACTGTCGGaacttaatgataaaataaaaagtacgatGTTAGATGCGGATATAAGGGAAGAAGAATTAGAGAAAGAAATTCTGGATGTTCAAAAATACACATCAAAATGGCGTCTGATAAAAGCTAAACTGGAACATGTATCGAAGACAAAGCCATTGCGAGAGAGCGAAACACGAAGCTTTCGTCTCCCAAAACTAGAATTCAAATCGTTTGACGGAGATATAAAATCATGGATGTCGTTTTGGGCTCAGTTCTCAAAAATTGATGAAGACCAAAAGCTCGATGATATGGAAAAATACCAATATTTACTCCAAGCGATGGTGATGGGGAGCGAAGTGAGAACGATGGTGGAAAGTTTTACACCAAATTCATATAAAGAATGTGTTGCACAAATGAAAGCAAGGTTCGCAAGAGATGACCTGCTCATTCAAGTCTACGTAAGAGAGCTTTTGACACTTGTGTTAATGCAAAAAGACAAGATGAATATCACACAGCTGTATGATAAATTGAATGCTCAACTGAGGGCCTTAGAAAGCCTAGGTGTGACAAAGGACAAATATGCAGCCTTTCTGTTACCTATGGTTGAAAGTGCTTTAACACAAGAGTTGATAAAGACTTGGGAACGCAGTAAAATCATAAGCAAAAATACCACCGAAGAGCTAGGACAGCTActagaatttttaaagaaagaagtGGATAGTGAACAGAGGATAGAAATAACAAGAAAGACTTTTTCAAATGAAGCAACTAAATCTTCAATTCCAACTGCTGAAATTTTACTCACCACTTCAAAGAAAGAATCTGGAAGCATGCCATCCTGTATCTGGTGCGACAAAAACACACATTCTTCTATTGAATGCTATAAAGCACAGAAAGTGAGCATTGAACAAAAAAGAGAACACCTAAAGAAGGTAAGAGCTTGTGCAATTTGCCTGAGAAGAGGACATCACCCAAAACAATGTAAAGCTATGATTAAATGTTTCATATGCCAGAGAAGACATTCCACTTTACTTTGTGAGTCTAAAAAGGAAGAGAAGAAAGATGAAAAAGAAGATAATTCTGCGGTTTTATCATCAATGAACAACAATAACACAACACTTTTACAAACAGTCATTGTGGAAATAAATTCTCAAATAAAAGTGAGAGCACTGTTAGACTCTGGGTCACAAAAAAGTTACATCAAACAATCTGTGgtagacaaaataaatgtaccaacatatgaaaaacaaatgatgACCCATTGTTTGTTCGGTGGAATACAGAAAAATCCTAAAGAATACAAGACATACAAAGTAAAGATAAATGGATTAGACAAGAAGTTTTCAATGGAACTAATTGCTTTAAGTCaagataatatttgtaatcaaatacctaaatataacacaaaagATTTAGAATTAGAAAAGGTcctaatgaaaaataacattactCTAACAGACAAATGCAATAGTATAACTGAGATAGGGCTGTTAATAGGGGCTGATTTTCTAGGTTATTTGTTGACAGGTGAAATGATAGAGCTGCAGAGTGAACTGATAGCAATCAGAACCAAACTGGGTTGGACTCTACAAGGAAAACAGGTGAGTGTACAAACTAGTTCAAACCTTATAAATGTGTTGCATTGTACATGTGATAATGAGATTACAGGTTACTGGTCACTTGAGACACTTGGCATCCGAGATCCAGCTGAGACCAAGTCCAAAGCTGAAGCAGCAGCTGACACCATGATGAacttcaaagaaaatataagtaaaactgAAGATAGCAGGTATGAAGTTAAGCTTCCTTTTAAGACAAACTATGAAGTATTACTACCTAACTATGATCAAACTAAAAAGAGACTAGAGTCAATgacaagaaaattaattaatagtgaCAAATTTTATGACTATGACACAGTACTACAGAACTGGTTAGATCTTGGGATCATAGAAATGACTGAGAATGATCACAACTCTGGCCATTACTTACCACATAGACCAGTGATAAAAGAGCAGAGCCTGACAAGTAGTATCCGACCAGTGTTTGATGCTTCTGctaaagataaaaatggtCCGAGTCTGAATTTGTGCCTAGAAAAGGGTAACAACTTGATTGACTTGATACCAaatttaatactgaacttCCGAACCGGTGCTATTGGTATTACCTCTGACATAGAGAAGGCATTCCTTCAAATCAGTTTAAAACCGGAAGACAGAGagtacttaaaatttttatggtACAAAGACAATAACTTAGTAACTTACAGACATTGTCGTGTAGTTTTTGGGCTGACTTCTAGTCCCTTTTTACTAGCCGCGACATTACAGCATCATTTATCTGAAATGGAAGGAGGACCGCTCAATGCTACTGCCAAGTTGCTGAGTCAATCATTGTATGTAGACAACTGCCTAGTTAGTATGGACACTGTTGAAGAGACGAGGAGATTTATAGAAGAGGCAAAGGAGATCATGCAAGAGGCCAAGTTCAACCTCAGGATGTGGGTGACTTCGACAGGCATCAATGAAACAATGTTGTTTCTATTCTTGGTTTGCTCTGGAACCCCACCACCGATGAACTCTCCTGTCAGACTGAAGGACTTCCTCCACCTGATAACATATCTACACTTTCTAAAAGAGGTTTGTTGTCTCTGa